The nucleotide sequence GTTCTCGGCATGATCTTCCTCGGCGGATCGCTGGTTCGCGAGATGGATTCCAGCCTCCACACGTTGGAACACGAGAAGGCCCAACGCGAAACCGACACTCAGAACATCCTGCAACAGAATGTGACGAAATCCTCGTCGCTAAAGAGAAACTAGACTCTCTGACTCCCCTCCGATTCCTTGCCGGGAAAAGACCCCGCCCTCAACTGCGAGCGGCCAACACTTCGGCAAACGGCACCTCGGCACATTTCCCGAACCATGCATTCCCCCGCAGTCCCCGAACCGCGGAAACCGCCGGGGAGCTGAGTCCGCACAAAAAACGAGCTTGCTGCCGCGGACGCCCCAACGCCTCCGGATGAGCCGCAACCAAGTCTTCAAAACCATCGAGGGCCAAACTTTCGATTCCCGGACTCCGCCGTGGTGGGATCGGTTCCGGGGTATCTCCCAGACAATTTCCACAATGCCCACAGTCGGCGATACTCTCCCCGAAGTACTCCAATAACATTGCGGTGAGACATCCGGGCTCCTCAGCATACTCCAGCATGAGGCCGATTCGTTCGATCTCCATCCGTTCGTGCGTTTCGAAACTTGCGGCCAGCTCCTCCGCAAGAAGAGCCGGGTCCGGCTCCTCCGCCAGCAGCTGGAAACGCTGCCGGTAACCTGCCAACTGCAGATCCGCCAATCCCTTCGTCTGCAAACTTTCCAAAGCCCGCAACACCACCGCTCGGTCCTGACCCGTCGCTTCAACCGCCCGATCCATATCGAGGGTCACCCATTTCTTTGCTTTAGCGCAGCAGGCAAAGAGCTTCCGCAGAAAACTCGCTTGGCCCTCGGAATACTCGCCGAGCATGGCCTGACTGTCCACCTTCGGGGCAAATCGGACACTCCCGTAATAATGTCCCTCCGAACGGATCACTCCGGCCAATTCCAGACGAGTCAGCAAGGTGCTGATGACGAGCGGGCGCATATCGAACCGCCGGGCAAGATCCGTGACGGCCAGATCGATGCTGGGTCCCTGCATGAGCAACTCGCCGAGCAGATTCTCCAGATTCACCGGATCAGGGGTGTCCCCATAGACAAAATTCTCCAAGGTGGTGACGTCATCGCCACAGGCAAAAAGCTCACAGACCGACGGCTTCCCGTCGCGCCCCGCTCGCCCGATCTCCTGCATGTAGCTCTCAAATCCTTTCGCCAGATGGTAATGGTAAATATATCGAATGTCGGCCTTATCGATCCCCATCCCGAAGGCAATCGTGGCACAAATGATCTGCACATCGCCCCGCATAAAGGCCTCCTGGGTCGAGCTACGTTTTTCCGCCGCCATCCCGGCATGGTAGGGCTCCGCGTTGAAGCCCGCCTCCTTCAATGAGGCAGCAACCTCCTCTGCATGCCGCTGGAGACTCACGTAGACAATGGTCGCTCCCGCTGGTCGGTCCCGCAGACGCTGGAGAAGCAGATCCGGCCGAACTTCATCCGCGCAGGCCGTGACCCGCAACTCGAGATTGGCCCGGTAAAACCCCGTATTGATGATGTCCTCGGGAGCGATCCCAAAGGCCGCCGCCATATCCGCCGACACCTTGGGCGTGGCCGTCGCGGTGAGAGCGAGCACTCTCTCCACCTCCAAAGACTTGGCGGCATCGGCCAGCTTCAAGTAATCGGGACGAAAATTGTGCCCCCACGCCGAAATGCAATGAGCCTCATCCACCGCGAGGAGGCTGATCCGCTGCCCCCGAATCAAACTGAGAAACCTCTCGTTCCCCAAACGCTCCGGAGCGACGAAAAGAAGCCCGACCTCCCCCGCCCGGATCTCCGCGGTCACACGACGGTAGTCCTCCTCGTCCAAACTCGAATCGAGACGCTCGGCCCGCACCCCTTTGGCGCGGAGACTGTCGATCTGATCCTTCATCAAGGCCAAGAGCGGGGAGATGACCAGAGTCAGCCCCGGCAGTAAGAGCGAAGGGAGTTGATAACAGAGACTCTTGCCCGAGCCCGTGGGAAAGATGGCGGCCGCCCCCTTCCCCGCAAGCAAACGATCGATCACCTCCTGCTGGCCCGGTCGAAATTCCTCAAATCCAAAGCGTTCACGGAGTAAAGACAGGGAATCGTTCGCATCGGACATCCTCTTACCCTCTGAAAGTTCACGTCCACACCGCAAGCGTCGACTCCCGAACCGCGACCCCACGGACAATAAAATGGGCTCGTCTTCCCCATACGGAGCGTGAGAACATCGCCTCCACTATGAATGAATGGAAAACTGAGCTGAATTCTTTCCTCGAGATGATCTTCAACGCCCCCTACGGAACGAAACCGTTCTGGGTCTCGGCAGGCATTGCTCTCGGCGTCCTTCTAATTTTTGGCTGGCTCATCTCCAATTTCATTTTCTCCGCGAAACGGGGCATGATCATCTCCTTTATCGCAAATCTCCTCCCCGGTGCCGCCGCCATCGCGGGCTGGATCGCCGTCACTCTTTACGCCGTTCCCGAGCTCAACGCCGGTCCGGTGCGGGACTATCTCCCCCTCGCCGGGGCGATTCTGGCTGGCTTTCTCGCCACCATGATCTTCTCCCGGTTTATACTCGGAATTACTGAAGGCAAAGTCTTCATCTCGATGATCATGACCTATGCCTGCGTGGCCGGAGCGATCTTCATCGGCGGGTCTCTTGTGAAGAACGTAGACTCAGGCCTCGAAAGCCTCGAGAACAAGCAGAACGAGCGTCAGCAAGAATCGGATTCGATTCTCCAATACTGACCCGCCTCATCGCATCCACCACAAACCGCAAAAATCCCCTCGTCAGACGGCCAGTGAGCCCGTAGACGTGAATCTTCCATGGCGAAAAAACAGAGAACCGCGATTGAGCCCACCCGGGCTGAGAATTATCCCGAATGGTATCAGCAAGTCATCAAAGCTGCTGATCTAGCCGAAAACAGCCCGGTGCGTGGCTGCATGGTCATCAAGCCGTGGGGATACGGTCTCTGGGAAAATATCCAGAAGGTTCTCGACCGGATGTTTAAAGAGACGGGCCACGAGAACGCCTACTTTCCTCTCTTCATCCCGCGCAGTTTTCTCCAGAAAGAGGCCGAGCACGTCGACGGATTTGCCAAAGAGTGTGCGGTCGTCACCCACTCTCGTCTTGAAGCCGATGAAAACGGCGTTCTCCAGCCCACCGGCGAACTCGAAGAACCTCTGATTGTCCGGCCCACCTCCGAAACCATTATCGGGGAAATGTATTCGAAATGGGTCCAGT is from Puniceicoccus vermicola and encodes:
- a CDS encoding RecQ family ATP-dependent DNA helicase translates to MSDANDSLSLLRERFGFEEFRPGQQEVIDRLLAGKGAAAIFPTGSGKSLCYQLPSLLLPGLTLVISPLLALMKDQIDSLRAKGVRAERLDSSLDEEDYRRVTAEIRAGEVGLLFVAPERLGNERFLSLIRGQRISLLAVDEAHCISAWGHNFRPDYLKLADAAKSLEVERVLALTATATPKVSADMAAAFGIAPEDIINTGFYRANLELRVTACADEVRPDLLLQRLRDRPAGATIVYVSLQRHAEEVAASLKEAGFNAEPYHAGMAAEKRSSTQEAFMRGDVQIICATIAFGMGIDKADIRYIYHYHLAKGFESYMQEIGRAGRDGKPSVCELFACGDDVTTLENFVYGDTPDPVNLENLLGELLMQGPSIDLAVTDLARRFDMRPLVISTLLTRLELAGVIRSEGHYYGSVRFAPKVDSQAMLGEYSEGQASFLRKLFACCAKAKKWVTLDMDRAVEATGQDRAVVLRALESLQTKGLADLQLAGYRQRFQLLAEEPDPALLAEELAASFETHERMEIERIGLMLEYAEEPGCLTAMLLEYFGESIADCGHCGNCLGDTPEPIPPRRSPGIESLALDGFEDLVAAHPEALGRPRQQARFLCGLSSPAVSAVRGLRGNAWFGKCAEVPFAEVLAARS